From one Eucalyptus grandis isolate ANBG69807.140 chromosome 9, ASM1654582v1, whole genome shotgun sequence genomic stretch:
- the LOC104419262 gene encoding GDSL esterase/lipase At3g27950 isoform X1, which translates to MGSSVRLPFLCLVLIQLLGALAGGGGGGGGPTGCEFSAIFNFGDSNSDTGAISAALSEVAAPNGETFFGHPSGRFCDGRLIIDFIAEDLKLPYLSAYLDSIETNFRHGANFATGGSSIRPGGYSPFHLGIQLSQFVRFKSRITELYNQLNQSTDKASTFSYRLPRPQDFSKALYTFDIGQNDLAYGFQHTTGEQVIASIPDILNQFSRAVHQLYEEGARVFWVHNTGPIGCLPYNIIYDKSKPGNLDRYGCVRPQNEVAKDFNKQLKDRILQLRAQLSAAVFTYVDVYSAKYSLISEAKDQGFVNPSSFCCGSYYGYHIDCGKKAIVNGTVYGNPCEDPSKHISWDGIHYSEAANKWLASRILSGSFSHPAVSIMKSCHALKNP; encoded by the exons ATGGGTTCTTCAGTCAGACTACCTTTCCTCTGCTTAGTGCTGATCCAGCTGCTCGGAGCTCTCGctggcgggggcgggggcggcggcggaccGACGGGATGCGAGTTCTCGGCGATTTTCAACTTCGGCGACTCGAATTCGGACACCGGAGCGATATCCGCGGCGCTGTCCGAGGTCGCCGCGCCCAACGGCGAGACCTTCTTCGGACACCCTTCCGGGAGGTTCTGCGATGGCCGTCTCATCATTGATTTCATCG CTGAAGATCTTAAATTGCCCTATTTGAGTGCATATCTAGACTCGATCGAAACAAATTTTAGACACGGTGCAAACTTTGCGACTGGTGGCTCGTCCATTCGGCCTGGTGGCTACAGCCCATTCCATCTTGGCATTCAACTATCGCAGTTCGTGAGGTTCAAATCCCGCATCACTGAACTGTATAATCAGCTCAACCAGTCCA CAGACAAGGCCTCGACATTTAGTTACAGATTGCCCAGGCCTCAAGACTTCTCGAAGGCTCTTTACACCTTCGACATAGGACAGAATGATCTTGCGTATGGCTTTCAACATACGACGGGGGAGCAAGTCATAGCTTCCATTCCTGATATTTTGAACCAGTTCTCTCGGGCAGTGCAT CAACTCTATGAGGAAGGGGCCAGAGTGTTCTGGGTACATAACACCGGGCCCATCGGGTGCTTGCCATACAATATCATATATGACAAGTCTAAACCCGGTAATCTGGATCGATATGGATGTGTAAGGCCCCAAAATGAGGTGGCTAAAGACTTCAACAAGCAGCTTAAGGACAGGATTCTACAGCTAAGGGCACAGCTTTCGGCAGCTGTGTTCACATATGTCGATGTATATTCAGCCAAATATTCTTTGATTAGTGAAGCGAAGGATCAAG GTTTCGTCAATCCATCTAGTTTTTGTTGCGGCAGTTACTATGGCTACCATATTGATTGTGGCAAGAAAGCTATAGTAAATGGAACCGTATATGGCAATCCATGTGAggatccatcgaagcacataagTTGGGATGGCATACACTACTCAGAGGCGGCCAACAAATGGCTCGCAAGCCGAATCCTCAGTGGCTCTTTCTCTCACCCTGCAGTTTCAATTATGAAGTCTTGTCATGCTTTGAAGAATCCATGA
- the LOC104419262 gene encoding GDSL esterase/lipase At3g27950 isoform X2 translates to MGSSVRLPFLCLVLIQLLGALAGGGGGGGGPTGCEFSAIFNFGDSNSDTGAISAALSEVAAPNGETFFGHPSGRFCDGRLIIDFIAEDLKLPYLSAYLDSIETNFRHGANFATGGSSIRPGGYSPFHLGIQLSQFVRFKSRITELYNQLNQSNKASTFSYRLPRPQDFSKALYTFDIGQNDLAYGFQHTTGEQVIASIPDILNQFSRAVHQLYEEGARVFWVHNTGPIGCLPYNIIYDKSKPGNLDRYGCVRPQNEVAKDFNKQLKDRILQLRAQLSAAVFTYVDVYSAKYSLISEAKDQGFVNPSSFCCGSYYGYHIDCGKKAIVNGTVYGNPCEDPSKHISWDGIHYSEAANKWLASRILSGSFSHPAVSIMKSCHALKNP, encoded by the exons ATGGGTTCTTCAGTCAGACTACCTTTCCTCTGCTTAGTGCTGATCCAGCTGCTCGGAGCTCTCGctggcgggggcgggggcggcggcggaccGACGGGATGCGAGTTCTCGGCGATTTTCAACTTCGGCGACTCGAATTCGGACACCGGAGCGATATCCGCGGCGCTGTCCGAGGTCGCCGCGCCCAACGGCGAGACCTTCTTCGGACACCCTTCCGGGAGGTTCTGCGATGGCCGTCTCATCATTGATTTCATCG CTGAAGATCTTAAATTGCCCTATTTGAGTGCATATCTAGACTCGATCGAAACAAATTTTAGACACGGTGCAAACTTTGCGACTGGTGGCTCGTCCATTCGGCCTGGTGGCTACAGCCCATTCCATCTTGGCATTCAACTATCGCAGTTCGTGAGGTTCAAATCCCGCATCACTGAACTGTATAATCAGCTCAACCAGTCCA ACAAGGCCTCGACATTTAGTTACAGATTGCCCAGGCCTCAAGACTTCTCGAAGGCTCTTTACACCTTCGACATAGGACAGAATGATCTTGCGTATGGCTTTCAACATACGACGGGGGAGCAAGTCATAGCTTCCATTCCTGATATTTTGAACCAGTTCTCTCGGGCAGTGCAT CAACTCTATGAGGAAGGGGCCAGAGTGTTCTGGGTACATAACACCGGGCCCATCGGGTGCTTGCCATACAATATCATATATGACAAGTCTAAACCCGGTAATCTGGATCGATATGGATGTGTAAGGCCCCAAAATGAGGTGGCTAAAGACTTCAACAAGCAGCTTAAGGACAGGATTCTACAGCTAAGGGCACAGCTTTCGGCAGCTGTGTTCACATATGTCGATGTATATTCAGCCAAATATTCTTTGATTAGTGAAGCGAAGGATCAAG GTTTCGTCAATCCATCTAGTTTTTGTTGCGGCAGTTACTATGGCTACCATATTGATTGTGGCAAGAAAGCTATAGTAAATGGAACCGTATATGGCAATCCATGTGAggatccatcgaagcacataagTTGGGATGGCATACACTACTCAGAGGCGGCCAACAAATGGCTCGCAAGCCGAATCCTCAGTGGCTCTTTCTCTCACCCTGCAGTTTCAATTATGAAGTCTTGTCATGCTTTGAAGAATCCATGA